One Mycolicibacterium fortuitum subsp. fortuitum genomic window carries:
- a CDS encoding alkyl/aryl-sulfatase, with translation MDPNSKSYQADKPHELPAQLPRRWMLGGLAAAGLATTLVAACDDSPGGGSPGGSGGLKTDNSVKGATDATKAANKKVLDTLPFNDKADFEDAKRGLLERPETLTIKNANGDVIWDLEEYKKYITDDKPAPDTVNPSLWRNAQLCMEYGLFEVVPDKIYQVRGYDLSNVTFVKGNTGWIVVDTAISPETAKAALDLANQKLGARPIVAVIHSHSHVDHYGGVRGIVNQADVDSGKVKIIAPQAFVEDAVSENVIAGNAMSRRAVYMYGALLPRNAEGGVNGGLGMTVSAGVPTLIIPTDIVSTTGTKMTIDGVDMEFQMTPGTEAPTEMNTFFPQFKAMWMAENTTNTMHNLLTLRGAQVRDARIWAKFLDDTIRVYGPNTEVKFQSHHWPMWGHDKIIDYWKRQRDMYKYMHDQSVRMMNQGLVGSEIAEEIAFPPEINNFWPDRGYYGTLKHNSRAVYQRYMGWYDGNPSDLDDLPPVEAAKKYVEYMGGEDAILDKAKNDFDNGNYRWTAMVLKHVVFANPDSVNGKNLLADSYEQLGYQAESGPWRSVYLQGAYELRNGVPSAGQTDTASPDTIEAMPPEMMFDYLGVRLNGPKAAGKNIKLNVTFDDLKQDYTLFVENGVLNYAPGKIGDADASLTLSKATMNQIQMGKLKLDDGINQNKVKVDGNRDSVSDFIGLMDTFPFWFNIVTP, from the coding sequence ATGGATCCCAATTCGAAGTCATATCAAGCCGATAAGCCTCACGAATTGCCTGCGCAATTGCCACGGCGCTGGATGTTGGGTGGACTGGCAGCCGCAGGTCTCGCGACCACGCTGGTTGCCGCGTGTGACGACAGTCCCGGTGGTGGGTCACCCGGCGGCAGTGGTGGATTGAAGACGGACAACAGTGTCAAGGGTGCTACCGACGCCACCAAGGCGGCGAACAAGAAAGTGCTCGACACCCTGCCGTTCAACGACAAAGCAGACTTCGAGGACGCCAAGCGCGGGCTTCTCGAGCGGCCGGAGACCTTGACCATAAAGAACGCCAACGGCGACGTGATCTGGGACCTTGAGGAGTACAAGAAGTACATCACCGACGACAAGCCCGCCCCCGACACCGTCAATCCGAGCTTGTGGCGCAACGCGCAGCTGTGCATGGAGTACGGCCTGTTCGAGGTGGTACCCGACAAGATTTACCAGGTTCGCGGCTACGACCTGTCCAATGTCACCTTCGTGAAGGGCAACACCGGCTGGATCGTGGTCGACACGGCGATCTCACCTGAAACGGCCAAGGCCGCACTGGACCTGGCGAATCAGAAGCTCGGAGCCCGCCCCATAGTCGCGGTGATCCACAGTCATTCCCACGTCGACCATTACGGTGGTGTCCGCGGCATCGTCAACCAGGCCGACGTCGACTCGGGCAAGGTGAAAATCATTGCTCCACAAGCCTTCGTGGAGGACGCGGTCAGCGAGAATGTGATCGCAGGCAACGCGATGAGCCGTCGCGCGGTCTACATGTACGGGGCGCTTCTGCCCCGCAACGCCGAAGGTGGCGTCAACGGTGGCCTCGGGATGACCGTGTCGGCAGGTGTACCCACACTCATCATTCCGACCGACATCGTCAGTACCACAGGCACCAAGATGACCATCGACGGTGTGGACATGGAGTTCCAGATGACTCCGGGCACCGAGGCGCCCACCGAGATGAACACGTTCTTCCCACAATTCAAAGCCATGTGGATGGCGGAGAACACCACCAACACGATGCACAACCTGCTGACGCTGCGTGGTGCCCAGGTGCGCGATGCCCGGATCTGGGCGAAGTTCCTCGATGACACGATCAGGGTTTACGGCCCGAACACCGAGGTGAAGTTCCAGAGTCACCACTGGCCGATGTGGGGACACGACAAGATCATCGATTACTGGAAACGACAGCGCGACATGTACAAGTACATGCACGACCAGTCGGTGCGGATGATGAACCAAGGGTTGGTCGGTTCGGAGATCGCCGAAGAGATCGCCTTTCCGCCGGAGATCAACAACTTCTGGCCGGACCGCGGCTACTACGGGACGCTCAAGCACAACTCACGTGCGGTCTATCAACGCTATATGGGTTGGTACGACGGCAACCCGTCGGATCTCGACGACCTGCCGCCGGTGGAGGCGGCCAAGAAGTACGTCGAATACATGGGCGGCGAAGACGCCATTCTCGACAAGGCCAAGAACGACTTCGACAATGGCAACTATCGCTGGACAGCGATGGTGCTCAAGCATGTCGTGTTCGCCAATCCTGACAGCGTCAACGGCAAGAACCTCTTGGCGGACAGTTACGAACAGCTCGGATACCAGGCAGAGTCCGGACCATGGCGCTCGGTGTATCTCCAGGGTGCCTACGAACTGCGTAATGGGGTGCCCAGCGCCGGCCAGACCGACACCGCCAGCCCGGACACCATCGAGGCCATGCCGCCCGAGATGATGTTCGACTATCTGGGTGTACGGCTGAACGGTCCGAAAGCCGCGGGCAAGAACATCAAGCTCAACGTCACGTTCGATGACCTGAAGCAGGACTACACCCTCTTCGTCGAGAACGGTGTGCTGAACTACGCGCCGGGCAAGATCGGCGATGCCGATGCGAGTCTGACACTGTCGAAGGCGACGATGAACCAGATTCAGATGGGCAAGCTCAAGCTCGATGACGGCATCAACCAGAACAAGGTGAAGGTGGACGGAAACCGGGATTCGGTCAGCGATTTCATCGGTCTGATGGACACCTTCCCGTTCTGGTTCAACATCGTCACTCCGTGA